A window of Amphiprion ocellaris isolate individual 3 ecotype Okinawa chromosome 12, ASM2253959v1, whole genome shotgun sequence contains these coding sequences:
- the LOC111571000 gene encoding kelch repeat and BTB domain-containing protein 11-like: protein MQAGEEAQMSAGDLCSHLGSAAADMTQQISAENCYEILTKAKREGAEGVKQQVYRYMSDHYLQVLRSPAVYGRLTAGEREHILARRMEGRKVLAVAETSEVCDRGGSRDNSRPQSPLLPGTEDSNHRRVFCLDPETQQWEVLTNLPEEIPAKGSGMCTLYNYLFVAGGIRAHGDGRSKASDRVSCYNPLTGQWSQIRPLSQPRCQLRLVSMDGYLYAVGGECLFTVERYDPRTDRWSPVAPLPKGSFAVAHEATSCGGELFVSGGSLFYRLLRYDSRRDEWEECPFNESRRRSTDMVAHRSLVYRFDVDRERAGVSVYKYNTVVKVWLGGASFPLDNPLPFRCTVLGERIYCVNRSQTLQFEVGEDREGFIPEVLPSPAEARGALVPFVLTLSRDK from the coding sequence ATGCAGGCCGGTGAGGAGGCACAAATGTCCGCCGGCGATCTTTGTTCACACCTCGgctcagcagctgcagacatGACGCAACAGATCAGCGCAGAAAACTGCTACGAGATTCTGACAAAAGCCAAACGAGAAGGCGCGGAGGGCGTGAAGCAGCAGGTCTACCGCTACATGAGCGACCACTACCTGCAGGTGCTGCGGAGCCCCGCCGTGTACGGCCGGCTGACGGCGGGGGAGAGGGAGCACATCCTGGCCcggaggatggaggggaggaaGGTGCTGGCGGTGGCCGAGACAAGCGAGGTGTGCGACCGCGGGGGGAGCCGGGACAACAGCCGACCGCAGAGCCCGCTGCTGCCGGGGACGGAGGACTCCAACCACCGGCGGGTGTTCTGCCTCGACCCGGAGACCCAGCAGTGGGAGGTGCTGACCAACCTGCCGGAGGAGATCCCGGCTAAAGGCTCCGGGATGTGCACCTTGTACAACTACCTGTTCGTGGCGGGGGGCATCAGGGCGCACGGGGACGGCCGCTCCAAGGCGTCGGACCGGGTGTCCTGCTACAACCCGCTGACCGGCCAGTGGAGTCAGATCCGGCCGCTCAGTCAGCCCCGCTGCCAGCTCCGCCTGGTCTCCATGGACGGGTACCTGTACGCGGTGGGCGGGGAGTGTTTGTTCACGGTGGAGCGCTACGATCCGCGCACGGACCGGTGGAGTCCGGTGGCTCCGCTGCCCAAAGGATCCTTCGCCGTTGCGCACGAAGCCACCTCCTGCGGCGGGGAGCTCTTCGTGTCCGGCGGCTCGCTCTTCTACCGGCTGCTGCGCTACGACTCCCGCCGGGACGAGTGGGAGGAGTGTCCGTTCAACGAGAGCCGGCGGCGGTCCACGGATATGGTGGCGCACAGGAGCCTCGTTTACCGTTTCGACGTGGACCGGGAGCGCGCCGGGGTGAGCGTGTACAAGTACAACACGGTGGTGAAGGTGTGGCTCGGCGGCGCGTCCTTCCCGCTGGACAACCCGCTGCCGTTCCGCTGCACGGTGCTCGGGGAGCGGATCTACTGCGTGAACCGGAGCCAGACGCTGCAGTTCGAGGTGGGGGAAGACCGGGAGGGCTTCATCCCGGAGGTACTGCCTTCCCCGGCGGAGGCCAGAGGAGCCCTGGTGCCCTTTGTGCTCACCCTGAGCCGGGACAAGTGA